The proteins below are encoded in one region of Gemmatimonadota bacterium:
- a CDS encoding Gfo/Idh/MocA family oxidoreductase gives MSRRKVNRRDFIATSGAAAASAMIVPRHVLGGQGFTAPSDIANIAVVGAGGMGASNTTQILSENLIAVADVDFDYVDRRVGPAVNRDGTPNKLHLAHAKARRYADFREMLDKEKGIDGVIIATPDHTHAVVAKAAMELKKAVYVQKPLCATVAEARMLAKLAASSGVATQMGNQGHSREDTRLIREWIQAGLIGAVKEVHIYTDRPLGYWPQAVPRPIAEGAKMPPMPAPGSQWSQGTINNILANGMSANVVKPDALNWDLYLGPVPEIPYHPIYHPFTWRGWLDFGGGALGDMGAHLVDGPFYALGLDYPTTVEGSSTPFGGPRTNAASFPMATNVQWEFAATATRPAFKMYWYDGGLMAPRPAALPDDFKYVTEGGVFIVGEKGVLVHQTYGAKPQLFPAALMEEAKKVPKTERRVTTTHEMNWVNAIKGTDVASSPIEYAAKLVETMHLGVAAVRHAAALNSGPQKLQYDAAKMAFTNQVGANQYLTRPYRAGWNVV, from the coding sequence ATGTCCCGTCGCAAGGTCAATCGTCGTGATTTCATCGCCACCTCCGGAGCCGCCGCGGCGAGCGCCATGATCGTGCCGCGCCATGTGCTCGGCGGGCAGGGCTTCACGGCGCCGAGCGATATTGCCAACATCGCGGTGGTCGGCGCGGGTGGCATGGGCGCGAGCAACACGACGCAGATCCTCTCCGAGAATCTGATCGCCGTCGCCGACGTCGACTTCGACTACGTCGATCGGCGCGTCGGGCCGGCAGTCAATCGCGACGGCACCCCGAACAAGCTTCATCTTGCCCACGCCAAGGCGCGTCGCTACGCCGACTTCCGCGAGATGCTCGACAAGGAGAAGGGGATCGACGGCGTCATCATCGCGACGCCCGACCACACGCATGCCGTCGTCGCCAAGGCCGCGATGGAGCTGAAGAAGGCCGTCTACGTCCAGAAGCCGCTCTGTGCCACGGTGGCCGAGGCGCGGATGCTCGCGAAGCTGGCCGCGTCGAGTGGTGTGGCGACGCAGATGGGCAACCAGGGCCATTCGCGCGAAGACACTCGCCTGATCCGTGAGTGGATCCAGGCCGGGCTGATTGGCGCGGTGAAGGAAGTGCACATCTACACGGACCGCCCGCTCGGCTACTGGCCGCAGGCCGTCCCGCGTCCGATCGCCGAAGGGGCGAAGATGCCGCCGATGCCGGCGCCGGGCTCGCAGTGGAGCCAGGGCACCATCAACAACATCCTCGCCAACGGGATGTCGGCCAATGTGGTGAAGCCCGACGCGCTCAACTGGGATCTCTACCTCGGCCCCGTGCCCGAGATTCCCTATCACCCGATCTACCATCCGTTCACCTGGCGCGGTTGGCTCGACTTCGGCGGCGGCGCGCTCGGTGACATGGGCGCCCACCTGGTCGACGGCCCCTTCTACGCGCTCGGCCTCGACTACCCGACCACGGTCGAGGGATCGTCGACGCCCTTCGGCGGACCGCGCACCAATGCGGCCTCCTTCCCGATGGCGACCAACGTGCAGTGGGAGTTTGCAGCCACAGCGACGCGCCCGGCCTTCAAGATGTATTGGTATGATGGCGGCCTCATGGCGCCGCGGCCGGCCGCGCTCCCGGACGACTTCAAGTACGTCACCGAGGGTGGTGTCTTCATCGTCGGCGAGAAGGGAGTGCTGGTGCACCAGACGTATGGTGCCAAGCCGCAACTCTTCCCGGCCGCCCTCATGGAAGAGGCCAAGAAGGTGCCCAAGACCGAGCGGCGCGTCACCACGACGCACGAGATGAACTGGGTCAACGCCATCAAGGGCACCGACGTCGCCTCGTCGCCAATTGAATACGCCGCCAAGCTCGTCGAGACGATGCACCTGGGCGTCGCCGCGGTGCGCCACGCCGCCGCGCTCAACTCGGGTCCGCAGAAGTTGCAGTACGACGCGGCGAAGATGGCCTTCACCAATCAGGTCGGTGCCAACCAGTACCTCACGCGACCCTATCGCGCAGGTTGGAACGTGGTCTGA